In one window of Fusobacteria bacterium ZRK30 DNA:
- a CDS encoding ATP-binding cassette domain-containing protein: MNENLGLNLIEVQDLKKYYPIKKGVLRRTVDHVKAVDGVTFDIKKGETLGLVGESGCGKSTLGRTLMNLYEKSGGEVFYGGTNIHDADKKKMNELRKEMQIIFQDPYSSLNPRLTVEQTIGEAVRFHKMKKKDELYDHVRETASRCGVDPDHLTRYPHEFSGGQRQRIGIARALALNPKFIVCDESVSALDVSVQAKVINLLKDLQKEEELTYLFITHDLSVVKHISDRIAVMYFGRIVELAETNKLFESPVHFYTKKLLSAIPKSHPRKNTKNYVSEKTPEWVKIPAGYKIDDRDPKKRDTESVMIEVRDGHFIACYKVD; encoded by the coding sequence ATGAATGAGAATTTAGGATTAAACTTAATAGAAGTACAGGATTTAAAAAAATACTATCCAATAAAAAAAGGTGTATTGAGAAGAACAGTAGATCATGTAAAAGCTGTGGATGGAGTAACTTTTGATATAAAAAAAGGGGAAACCTTAGGACTTGTAGGAGAATCTGGGTGTGGAAAATCTACCCTTGGAAGAACCTTGATGAACTTATATGAAAAAAGTGGCGGGGAAGTTTTTTATGGAGGCACTAATATCCATGACGCAGATAAGAAAAAGATGAATGAACTGAGAAAGGAGATGCAGATAATATTTCAGGATCCTTATTCCTCGTTAAATCCAAGACTCACTGTAGAGCAAACCATTGGAGAAGCAGTCAGGTTTCATAAGATGAAGAAAAAAGATGAATTATATGACCATGTCAGGGAAACAGCCAGCAGATGCGGTGTAGATCCCGATCATTTGACCAGGTATCCCCATGAATTTAGTGGTGGGCAGCGGCAAAGGATAGGAATAGCCAGAGCATTAGCTCTAAATCCTAAATTTATTGTCTGTGATGAGTCTGTATCAGCTCTGGATGTTTCGGTACAGGCAAAGGTAATAAATTTGTTGAAGGATCTGCAAAAAGAGGAGGAACTTACATATCTTTTTATAACCCACGATCTGTCAGTTGTAAAACATATATCTGACAGGATAGCGGTAATGTATTTTGGAAGGATAGTAGAGTTGGCAGAAACAAATAAATTATTTGAATCACCTGTTCACTTTTATACTAAAAAACTATTATCTGCAATACCGAAGTCCCACCCGAGAAAGAATACAAAGAACTATGTAAGTGAAAAAACACCGGAATGGGTAAAGATACCAGCTGGTTATAAAATTGATGATAGGGATCCAAAGAAGAGAGACACAGAATCTGTTATGATTGAAGTTAGAGATGGACATTTTATAGCCTGTTATAAGGTAGATTGA
- a CDS encoding ABC transporter substrate-binding protein, with protein sequence MKKILLLTIMGLTLLACGQDKEKTKGEAAASTAVEKKVENPAKEREGTVSIAVSGKFDGKFNPGLSSTTYDNTVNSYIFETLLTYNNSFKFKPGDLVESYEFKPEKKQYIFHLKKGIKFQDGVELTSEDVKFTYSLFARPEDIGRSSFVSASIKGFQEVADGKARYISGIETPDKYTVIFNMKNLNARSLNNFVAAIMPKHYYEYSSPEEYKTQYLTKNEKPIGSGAYKLSEYKPGEYVILERFGEYHSGTSDVKKIILRYTPIDSTSPALGTGSLDIATLPGRKSREKELASVNGLVNFQNTPPGSYSYIGFNLKKDIFKDKALRKALAYGLNRKLYADKILEGYAKVVNQPLVPQHWAYSKNVNPYNYDPEKAKKILEDDGWKLGEDGFRYKNGKKLAFSYKSTTGYGQSSVGKTWLALIKQNWNEIGVDVDMQLIDFNALIKDIDSDNPTYDTMSLSWTTIADPDPTNMFTTEGSNNFMGYSNKNVDRLSKLGLTKYTIEERAPIYDKLMQEINEDLPYIFLVSGTGVVGINKRISGLDYMNDMGFGDAVKNNKVKIEK encoded by the coding sequence ATGAAGAAAATATTATTATTAACTATTATGGGATTAACCTTGCTTGCTTGTGGACAAGACAAGGAAAAAACAAAGGGAGAGGCAGCTGCTAGTACAGCTGTAGAAAAAAAAGTTGAAAATCCTGCTAAGGAAAGGGAAGGGACAGTTAGTATAGCGGTAAGTGGCAAATTTGATGGTAAGTTCAATCCAGGATTATCATCTACAACTTACGATAATACAGTAAATAGTTACATATTTGAAACATTACTGACTTATAATAATAGTTTTAAATTTAAACCTGGAGATCTAGTTGAAAGTTATGAATTTAAACCTGAAAAAAAACAATATATATTTCATCTGAAAAAAGGTATTAAATTTCAAGATGGTGTAGAGCTTACATCTGAAGATGTTAAATTTACCTATAGTTTATTTGCCAGACCTGAAGATATCGGAAGATCTTCATTTGTATCAGCTTCAATAAAAGGTTTTCAAGAAGTGGCAGATGGAAAAGCGAGATATATAAGTGGTATTGAGACACCGGATAAATATACAGTTATCTTTAATATGAAAAATTTAAATGCTAGATCACTAAATAATTTTGTAGCTGCAATTATGCCTAAACATTATTATGAATATAGTTCTCCAGAAGAATATAAAACTCAATATTTAACTAAGAATGAAAAACCAATAGGCTCTGGAGCTTATAAATTATCAGAGTATAAACCGGGGGAATACGTTATCTTAGAAAGATTTGGAGAATATCACAGTGGAACTTCAGATGTAAAGAAAATAATATTAAGATATACACCAATAGATTCTACATCCCCAGCTTTAGGAACAGGAAGCTTGGATATTGCTACTCTGCCAGGTAGAAAGAGCAGAGAAAAAGAATTAGCTTCTGTTAATGGTTTGGTTAATTTTCAAAATACACCTCCTGGCTCATATTCATATATTGGATTTAATTTGAAAAAAGATATTTTCAAAGATAAAGCCCTTAGAAAAGCCCTTGCATATGGTTTAAATAGAAAGCTTTATGCTGATAAGATATTAGAGGGATATGCTAAAGTTGTGAACCAACCACTAGTACCTCAGCATTGGGCTTATTCAAAGAATGTGAACCCTTATAATTATGATCCAGAAAAGGCTAAAAAAATATTGGAAGATGATGGATGGAAATTAGGTGAAGATGGATTTAGATATAAAAATGGTAAAAAATTAGCATTTTCATATAAATCAACAACTGGTTATGGTCAGAGTTCGGTAGGTAAAACGTGGCTTGCACTTATCAAGCAAAATTGGAATGAAATAGGTGTAGATGTAGATATGCAATTGATAGATTTTAATGCATTAATTAAAGATATTGACAGTGATAATCCTACATATGATACTATGTCATTATCTTGGACTACAATTGCAGATCCTGATCCAACTAATATGTTTACAACTGAAGGTTCTAATAACTTTATGGGATACTCCAATAAAAATGTAGATAGATTATCTAAATTAGGATTAACTAAATATACAATTGAAGAAAGAGCTCCAATCTACGATAAATTAATGCAGGAAATAAATGAAGATCTCCCGTATATATTCTTAGTTAGTGGGACTGGTGTCGTTGGAATTAATAAAAGGATAAGTGGATTAGATTATATGAATGATATGGGATTTGGAGATGCTGTTAAGAATAACAAAGTAAAAATTGAGAAGTAA